TGACTGGCCTAAGGTCTCACCCAGGTAGTAAGTGGCCGTGTTGCTATCTGTGCCCAATCCGAGCAACCAGCTGGTCTGGAAGGTTAGACACCGCAAACAGTGAGACACAGTCTCCTGAGAGATTACAGAACATCATTACATGTCCACACTCCCCATTTTGAGGAACTGTCTTCCTTTAATTGtaacttgggggcacctgggtgtttgtCCCTATAGACTCAACTGTTGACAAGTAAAGACCGACTCCAATTCTGAGTGCTGACCCTCCTTGGGGGACTTGGGGGACACAAGCTAGAATGATGAACAGCATTTTGTAGTCGGCCACCTGAATTTCAGGGAAAAACTGATGGAAGTATATTTCAAGGGGCAGATGTGTGGTTTAGCCTTATTACTTAAGAGCTAAACTGTACAAAAAGATATGTCTGGAGGAGCTAGAATCTGGACCCTCTTGTCTGAAGACTGGCTCCATCACCACTACTGTGATTCACTTCCCTGTGCTTCTCTGTCTTAATCATTGTAACAACTCACAGAATTATGAAAATGAAACGCACTAATAGGTGCTTGTCAGAGAATCCTGACCAACTTCCATGAAAGCATGCCTCTCCCCTGGAGTTTGCTTGGATGACCACTCCCAGAGCAACCACCATCGTATGACTATCTGCTTTGGCAGTTAGTGGGACTCTCCATGGAATTGAGCCTATGCTATCTGCCAGGGACCTGCAACATACTGGAGATGCTTAAATtctaaattgtgtgtgtgtgtgtttaatgtttatttgagaaagagcaggaggaagggcagagagaaagagagaacgaatcccaagtaggctccttgctgtgagcacagagcctgatgtgtcgacctcatgaacagtgagatcatgacctgagccaaaatcaagtcagatgcttaactgaccgagccactcaggcatctccccacacccccaaattCTGTGCTCTTATCCACTATGATATACCATGTAATGTTTGAACAGAACCaatctttaaaagcaaaaaatagaaatctgtTGTAGGAAAACACTTTCAGGGGCAGTTACCATGGCATTAAAAGGGTTAGAATTCTTGTTATCAGAGCAGTACATTCAGCAGGGTAACTGAGGGGAGTCTAGAACAGCATTTCTTCTTTAAGTTGTTGAATGCCTTTGCCTTCCAAGCTACTTCAAACTCTAAGTAACTACTGACATATTAAtccaaaagcaaattaaatcagTAATGATAAATGTAATTACATAACACCTGAAACTCATGTTATATAAGGTCCTCAACTGATACAATCACAACTGATCACTTTTGTTCAGGTTTGTGAAAACATTAGCCTTCCTGCACCTTGAGCAGAGTGAAGCTCTGTCCTGGTGCCCCCCGGGTGCCTTAAGCTGGattcccctctgacaaccacacACTGCCGTTTCCATAACAAGCTGCTCTGCAAGTGGTTCTGTACCCCCAGGCACCAGTGAGGTCCCTAGTGACTGGCAGCTTAAACTACCTGTGGTGGTTCCAAGGCCCTGAACTTGCCACTCCCCTAGAAAGCCCGGACTCAGCCACTAGCAGCCTACTCACTGTGGTCTTTACCTACCAGTGGTCCAGAGCACAACCTACATGTGAAGTTGAACAGACTGGGACTAGCAGGTGGTTAAACTGCACAAAAAGGCAAAAGCACAAAATGAGAAGATAAGGGGTCATACACAAAATCTAGCAGGCCATTCTGTTCTAGAGGGCCAGAGAGCTTGCAATTTGCCTTGTGTCACCTGCCTATGGTCATGATGCTAGCAGGGGAAGCAGAGCAGAAAACAGATCACATTTCTCAACTATACCACACCATCAGATAACTTGCATCAGATAATATGCAAGGACCTTACAGATACCACACAGTCAGCCAAAACAAGAGAGAGCCTGTACTGGGGCATGGAGCAGTCTCATGGAACTAACATTCCAATTATTTAGCATTGGCTGTACAGATAAGGCAACATATCTTAGACCTCTAAAAGATGGCATATTAcattacaataaaatttaaaaggggggggcacctgggtagctcagtaggttaaacattcgagtttggctcaggtcttgatcttgcggtttgtgggtttgagccccacatcaggctctgtgctgacagcctggagactgaggcctgcttcggatggtctccctctctctctgcccatcggacactcaaaaataaacatgaaaactttttttgataaaaaaataaagacagcatATTACAAAGCCAGCATAATCATATGAGAatacacttgagaaaaaaaagcacaaattaaAATTGTACCTCATTTCCTCTCAATTGTGTTGAAAGTTAACATTAGCTATGTTTGCTAGTTTCCAATGGGGGAAGAAAACCTACTGCCCTTAGTCCTGTGATCATCACGTGTTTTTAAGTTATCTGGCATAAACACAGTCCTGTGGGGATTGGGATTTTCTACCAACCAGCTCAAAAACCAGAACATATCCATTTACATACACCATTCTGAAAAAGGTTGatcacatctttaaaaagaaccCTAGACTACTCTTATCTGGATTTTGATCTCTCCCCTTTGGTCATCCTATGTGGAAGAAAATGCCAAGCACTCTGGTACAACTTAAGCAGTTTCCCCGTTTCTGCCCcgattccttttaaaaatctgtcttgCTGCAGCAATTATAATCTTCAATGGTAGGCTGTGATCTGGCCCTTCACTGGCCTGATCTCATCTACTTACTACTCACTGCCACTTTTGCTCTCTAATTAGTCTCCTTGTTGCTTCTCAACCACACTCGTACCTTCAAGCCTTTGCACAGCTGGCTGGCCCCATCACCTGCTCAAGTATCAGTGACCACCCTGTATCCATCCACATAGCTACCTGTACAATTATCTTGAATGGTAGAATGTTGGACACCCCTGACCTATAGGCACTAATACCAAGAGCAGCCATATTTACAGGGATAATTGAAAGGCCTCCCTCATAAATTTTCAAATACCCCAGAATGGGGACAGATTACTGTCCTGGATTGAGAACTCTGTCATAAACAATAGTTGCAGGAAGAGAACATTCACTCAGCAAAGTAGCATCCAGTATTTCTTGGCCTGGTACTGGGATACAAACAGATGCCTGCTAGAACACAACCTTATTCTGAAGACAACCACAATGTAACATGGGGCAGAGGGCAACCTAATGTCAGTCCATGTTTTCATGGACAGCAgctgaagaaatcagaaaaacaacCACACAGCAAGAACTTCACAAAActaaatttattaaagaaatttccTTAGGTATTAtgtcctccctccctgttttggCATTAGCATGTGGGTAGTTCCTAGGCTTTAGTGTGCACATGCAAATCACCTACAGATCTTGTTAAAAAgcagattctaattcagtaggtctgaggtgaGGCCCAAGAGTTTTAACAAACCCCAAGGGAACAGTACCACTTAACAAGTGAATAGATGCCAACTCAAACTGTTGTGAATCTGACAACAGTCTGACATCCGTTTGGAAGCCAAGCTTCTAACCAGGACAGGGGGCAAGCTTTCTGAACACCGAAGCTCTAAACTGGTTAGAAAAATCTCCCTACTTGCTCCAGGGCACATGTTCCAGGACTCACCCAGAATACCACTGAGAGCTGGGACTAAAATCCGGTCAGATCACTAAACTCCCAAGAGTCCTTTTTCTACTAGGCCAGGAGCCCGGGCAGTTTCATTTTAAAACGGGAAGTCATGGGGCAcgtgggtcactcagttggttaagcatctaactttggctcaggtcatgatctcacagttcttgagctcaggctctgcactctctgaCCGCCCCTCGcaggattctctctttcaaaaggaaaaaataaaaaataaaaataataataataataacaacaaaataaaatggggacTCAACTCAACTGAATACACAACATGGCAGGACCAAATCAAGGATAGGCAGGTTTTACTGCTAAACAGgaacataaacataaaaacatacagaTACACGGCAAATGGCTAACAGTAAAGTGCACAAGGACGGTGGTGGCATTAAAGGGCCTTTCATTTTCTACATTCTGTATTTCTGGAACCATCtatctttttaaagtaggctccatgccctacatggggcttgaactcacgaccctgagatcaaggcgtGGTTGCtctatgactgagccagccaggtgcccctctgaattgttttatttaaatgaaacaagCATTATGCTCTCCATCTCTGTACCATATTACTGACTTGCCAAGGCAGCTAGCACCCACGAGCACTAGTTAGCTACATATTCACCAACAGTTTGTTCTCACATGTGTATTCCAGTTGTAGTTGTTATTCTAATTATAGAAGTTAGGACAAATCAAGTCCTCCCCTATAAAAATGAAGTTGAACCACAAGAATCACTCCTACACAAGTTTCACTGTTTACAGGGTGATAGCCCTAGCCCTAGCGTCAGACTGAAAAGTGAAAGCATACTGATAAATTTAAAGTGAAACAAAAAGTATATGGTAACACGTTTCATGATTCTCCACTTTAAGCAACTGTATCTGATCTCACTAAGATTTTATTAtcaggaatacaaaaataattatgttttcataacaatttaaaaacaccAAATAACCTCTGGGTTTTAAAATAACTACAAACGCAGCTAACAAATTAGAACCATTTAATGGTAGTGAAAAGGTGGCCTGAGAACAACTGAACTCAATAGTCACAAGTAAGTTATTGAACTAAATTAACATGCTCAAAATGTAAACCCTAAATTGAAAATTATGAACCATCAACCAAGTACTGTGTCTAAAGGTCAGAGAAATGGTGGCTTTTGAATGCCACTGCTTCAGTGACAtggaaaagataaggaaattcTACTTTCACACCAAAGGAAGAGCAAACTTTGATAAAAGGTAACATTTCTCATAtaccaaaacacaaaattaaccCTTTTTGAGCACTGTGTGCCTGGTACAAGTCTAAGTATTCTAGACGTATTAAACTTTAATCTTTAACCTCTGAGGGCTATCACTTGCCACCATGATACaattgagaaactgaggcagagattaACTAGTTTAAGGTAACATAGTGGATAAAAAGGAGGACAGGGAATCCCATCCAATTTGGCTCAAAGAccattctcttctctgcttttatTGCCTTAGCAACCCTATACATCctcattttaaaggaaatctgAATCTGAACAGTTAAACCAAAATTTAATCCCAAGCATCACACGCCAAAACCTGTGATTTCCTTCAACAGATGCAAGTGCTGGTATAATCTCTAGTGAAGAGCAGAATTACTGAATAGAGGGAGCTTCCTGAAACATGGGAGCCCTGCATCCCACCTTTAACCAAGGCTCTATATTCAAACCCCAGCCCCAATCATACCCTCCCCTCTAACATCAGTTTCCACGTGACTACCGTACCACCACCACAGCCTAATAACAAGGGTATGGTGAGCACAGGCAATGCTGCGGAACTCAGGCTTCGATCTGCCAGGAAACACTGGCATCCAGAGGACGACAGGGTTGTTACCAGCTATTCCCATTGAAGCTTTAAGTGGCTTGAGGTCCAGGGACTTGAATATGGCCAGGCTCCTTTCACAGAACACACAACAGTAATATATACATTTCACTGAAAAGTTTTTATTGGCCTTTTGGATAGAAACGGGAATTTATTTGCCAGGAAGGATGATCCCATCATactgaaagagaagagattttattttttcacaacaGGAGGCAACAGCAAAGATTGCAGCAATGGCTAACGTTTGAGACTCCAAatctgacacatgaattcagctcTGAATCCCACATCCCTTCTAGACTGAACGGGAAGCTGGCCAGTTTTAACAACTACTACATTGTGCTCAAACCGTGCTTGACCCTGAGAAAAGGGGGCTCCTATTAAAGCCATATTCCTCCCCTTCCAACGACCTGCATTtacgggggtggggagaaagccTGATTCTGGGTGTTCAAACCACCAACCCTGGAAGCCCACGTTTGCCAAGTTGCCCAAATATACTACCTTTAAAGAAACTACCCACCAAATGGTGCTGGATTTTGCACCCCCAAATCCCAACTCCAACACCACATTCCACCACTTCACCTGAGATAAATCAGCTTTACCTTCTGTTGGAACCAGCGCATGGCCTCCTCTTTGCTGATTCTGTGTTTGGCCCCAATGCAGCCTGTCCTGCGCTTCTTGTCTGCGATGCTGAAACCTGGCCTACCCAGCACCTGTCCCAGGAATAACCAACAGTCACCTAGCCAGCTCAGAGTCAAGAGTACACGGACAAGACTCACACATTTGAGACTGATCATCAAGAGTCATTTGGTGGCCCCAGCGAATTCTGGAGCAAGAGACCCACGATCTCAGGGTCTGATAAAACTGTTAGCAGCATCCAGGACAACATACCACACTTTAAATCTGCTTTGGAGGCTGGAACTTGCAAgcacctcccaccctccctgcctgccttccaaTGGTAGCTAAGGATTCTCCACCAtccctccccagtctccaaagcacatttttaaaagaacattaaattaaaaaaaaaaaaaaatcttactataatatatacattatagaaAATTTCAGATTCTGAGAAGCACAAAGAAATAGTTATTCGTTTTTTCTGCTTCAGTTCAAAAGTGCTTCTTAAAGTCTTGCTTCTCCCAAACTTCCTGTGATCACCTGATTCTCCTTAGCATTTGGATATTCAAATCTAATGCGGGTGCTGCCATTACTCAGGTTCCACACTAGTCAGGACTTCTGGTTTTTGCTATTTAGTTTCATGGTTGGACAAACACACAAATGGTCATTTGTACACTGAAATCCCTATCCTGACTGAGCAAACAGCCACATCACCAAACATGTATCTACGTCCTCTGGATGGAAGCCACCCTACCTTCCCTAAGGGAAGGAGCTGGGAAAGAACAGCCTTAGTTAGTACAGCCAACCCACACACCAAATACAGCACCAGAACTCACTCAAATTTTCAATTCAGTGGGTGGAATAGTTCCTTCACCAGCCTCTAAGCCGTAATGGTGCTTGTTAGATCCTAGACTATAATCTTCACAATAGCAGCATCCCGTCTATCTAGTTCAGTGTTGTATTCCTACACCTGCCACAGATGAGGCACATCTTCCCGAGGGGGACAACACAAAGGCAGACAACACTCAAAGCTTCAATCCAACATCGTAACATCAAGATAGCACGTACGAAATAAAGGAGTAGGCAGAATCTACTCTCCTCACAGACCAGGAGTGGAAAAGATTAAATATCCATACCACATAGAAGTCCAGGCCATAGATACCAATGCTTGGGTCATATTTGATCCCCAGATCGATGTGCTCCTGGATCCCAAAACCAAAGTTCCCAGTATCGGagaagttattttttcttaactcATACTCTCGCACCTAAGGAGAAAAATGCAATTACACCCCGTGTCAACTCAAATTCTCCCAAAATTACTAGCTTAGTCCACAACACTCAGCACCCCAGAGATACGATTCGATTAACTTGATCATGGATAAAATCTTATTTTCCCACAACACAAATCACGTCACAACTGTAGATTTCGTAGAACTTTCCCAACATGTAAAGGGCACAGGAAAACCCAGAGAAATCATTCACAGACATCAGCCTCACCTTTAGACCTTTCTCCAGGATTTCTTCTGCCTTGGCCCCACGGACCGTGCAGTGGACAGcaatcttttcatttctcctgatACCAAAGGATCTAACGGTGTATCTAGCTGCAGGTAGGGAGAAACAGGGAGTCAGGTATCACACGTCCACCCCACTCACCTCTTCCCCAGAACATCATCTCCAGGTCTAAGAGACACGAAGCATCCATCCACATCCTAAGTGGTGGCATTCTAACCGGTGTCACCCACATCTGTTTCATCCTTAACACAGAAAATAGATTTTCCAATTCCAAGTCACTCAGTCGTAACTTCAGCAACTAAGAGCTTCCAAGTCATAATGTCGAAGTCTCAGCAGGGGCCAAGTACACGGCCAGAATAGGTCACTAGAAAGGAGTATGACCACTGTGTTCTAAACAAAACATTATTGATAGTAGCTAACATTCTCTAAAGTCTTACTGTAATATCCTCCTATCACAGATGAAGTTCTGGGAGGTTAATGTGCCCCAAATAAGAGGCAGGCTCTGAACCCATGAACTTGCCATATTCCAGTATCCTAAAGCAAtgaaacttcaaaaacaaaaaaatcaacacagtGGTAGTATCTACACTGGGCTTGGCAGGCAGCAGGCATTTCACACAATTCATTCACTCTATCTATCACAAGCTTATTAACATCCCCTTCAggccaatgaggaaactgagacccaaaaaGGCCAAAGTCAGACCAGCAAGTGATGGAGCTACGAGCTGAACCCCATTAGTCTAGGTACACAACCCtgtgttttacattatttttttaaaagtttatttattttgaggggcgcctgggtggctcagtcggttaagcgtctgacttcagctcaggtcatctcacggtcTGTTGGTTCTAGCCCAGTGTCgggctgtgccgacagctcagagcctggagcctgcttcggattctgtctccctctctctctctgccccaatcccgcttgcactctctctctctcaaaaataaacattaaaaacaaacaaagcttattattttgagaggcagtGCAAGTGAGCACGCgcatagcaggggaggggcagagagagggagagaatcccaagcagcacatGGAGCGCGagacgcagggctcgatttcacgagatcatgacctgacctgggcagaaatcaaaagtccaccccttaactcactgagccacccaggtgccccacacaacTCTGTCCTTAATGTAGCCCCTAAATTCTAAATGTGAATCAAGCCAAATACCATTTACTGTATTCCCAACATTTCCACTCTGTCTGTAAAATCTCTCCCTGGACCAGTCCTAGCTTCATCCCTCCTAACTTAAAAACCTGGTATCCCAACACCCAAACCAATTTTGAAACGAGGATATGTCTGGGGT
The sequence above is drawn from the Neofelis nebulosa isolate mNeoNeb1 chromosome 2, mNeoNeb1.pri, whole genome shotgun sequence genome and encodes:
- the RPL11 gene encoding large ribosomal subunit protein uL5 gives rise to the protein MAQDQGEKENPMRELRIRKLCLNICVGESGDRLTRAAKVLEQLTGQTPVFSKARYTVRSFGIRRNEKIAVHCTVRGAKAEEILEKGLKVREYELRKNNFSDTGNFGFGIQEHIDLGIKYDPSIGIYGLDFYVVLGRPGFSIADKKRRTGCIGAKHRISKEEAMRWFQQKYDGIILPGK